CGTGCCGGGACTCGTCCGCGTCCTGGTGAGGACACACCGTCAGGGGTGCCCGTTCCGGAGCCCGAGAGGGCGTGTCCTCACCAGTCGCGGCAGGCGGGGGCGTGGAGCGGCGGGGGCGCACGGTGGGACGCCGGGGCAGGGGCGGCTCCGGCACCCCGAGATGCAGAACGGCCCCGCACCGTCTCCGGTGCGGGGCCGAGGGGTCCGGGCGGGTCAGCGGCCGACGGCCACCTGCATGAGCGGCTCGCCCACGAAGGGGTCCACCGCGAGGGCGATGAACAGCAGCGTGAGGTACGTGATGGACAGGTGGAAGACCTTCATCGCCTTGCGGTCCTCGAAGTCGTCCCGCTGGGCCTCGCGCTGGAGGACGTGGGACTCCCAGACGAACCAGCCGCCCACGCCGAGGGCCACGGCCGTGTAGACGATGCCGGCCCAGCCCATGGGCACCAGCAGCAGCGAGCACACCACGGTGGCCCACGCGTAGAGGACCACCTGGTTGGACACCAGGCGAGCGGAGGCCACGGCGCCCAGCATGGGCACGTCCGCTTCCTGGTAGTCCCGCTTGTACTTCATGGACAGCGGCCAGTAGTGCGGCGGCGTCCACAGGAAGATCACGGTGAACAGGACGATCGCGGGCCACTCCACGGTGCCCCGCACCGCGGCCCAGCCGATCACCACGGGGAAGCAGCCGGCGATCCCGCCCCACACGATGTTCTGCTCCGTGCGGCGTTTGAGGATCAGCGAGTAGACCACCACGTAGAAGAAGATCGCCGCCACGCCGAGCGCCGCGGCGAGCCAGTTCGCGCCGAAGCCCAGGATGAGCACCGAGAGCACGGCGAGGGTCCAGGAGAACACGAGCGCCTCGCGGGGGGTCACCTCCCCGGTGACCAGAGGACGGCGCTCGGTGCGCTTCATGAGCCGGTCGATGTCCCGGTCGATGTAGCAGTTGAACGCGCCCGACGCGCCGGCGGCCAGTGCCCCGCCCACGAGGGTGGCGAGCATGGTGAGGACGTCCGGGAAGCCCCGCTGCGCGAAGATCATCGTGGGCAGCGTGGTGACCAGCAGCAGCTCGATCACGCGGGGCTTGGTCAGCTCGACGTAGGCGCGGATCTTGCGTCCCGCCGTCATGGGCGGACGGGACGCGACGGCGTCCGGGCCCGGGCTGACGGCGGGGACGGAGGAGGTGTACTCCACGGAGGATGACATCGGCTTCTCACGGGGGAGGGGACGGGGACGGCCCCGGGATCGTCCCGACGGGATCCCGTGGTCGGGGCGCGCAGGACGGAAGAGGCCTTCCCGCCATCTTACCCGTCCGGTCATGCGTTCGCGGGGGACGAACCCCACACCGGGCGGCGCCGCGCCGCGCGCACTAGGCTGGCCGAGAGGGCGCGCGCTCGACCCACGAGAGATCCGCCGCCGCCGCACGTCCGAGCACCAGCACCGAGGAGCCGCACATGACCGAGACCTCCCCCACCCCGCTCGACCGGACCCGCCCCGCCCGCGGGTTCGTGTACGACCAGCAGGACCGACGCATGGTGGACACGCTCAAGGTGCTGGCCGCGGACGCCGTCGAGAAGGCGGGCCACGGCCACCCCGGCACCGCCATCTCCCTGGCCCCGGTGGCCTGGCAGCTCTTCCAGAACGTCATGCACCTGGACCCGACCGACGATGCGTGGGCCGGCCGCGACCGGTTCATCCTCTCCGCCGGCCACTCCTCCCTGACGCTCTACCTCCAGCTGTTCGCGGCGGGGGCGGGCCTCGAGATCGAGGACATCGCCGCCCTCCGGACCGAGGGCTCCAAGACCCCGGGGCATCCCGAGCACGGCCACACCGCGCACGTGGAGATGACCACCGGGCCGCTGGGCCAGGGCCTGGCCTCGTCGGTGGGCTTCGCCTACGACCAGCGCCGGGTGCGCGGCCTGCTGGACCCCGACGCCGCCCCGGGCACCTCCCCCTTCGACCACCACGTGTTCGTGATCGCCTCGGACGGCGACGTCCAGGAGGGCGTCTCCGCCGAGGCCTGCGCGCTGGCCGGCCACCAGGAGCTCGGCAACCTGGTGGTGCTGTACGACGCGAACCGGATCTCCATCGAGGACGACACCGACATCTCCTTCACCGAGGACGTCTCCCAGCGGTACGAGTCCTACGGCTGGCACGTCCAGGAGGTGGACTGGACCAACGGGGCCCAGGGCCACGACGTCTCCGAGTACACCGAGGACGTCGAGAAGCTGTACGAGGCGATCGCCGCCGCGAAGGCGGAGACCGGGCGCCCGTCCCTGATCAAGCTGCGCACCGTGATCGGCTGGCCCTCCCCCGGCAAGCAGAACACCGGCGGCATCCACGGCTCCAAGCTCGGCGAGGACGAGGTGCGCGAGCTCAAGTCCCACCTCGGGTTCGACGTCGAGGAGCACTTCGCCGTCGACGAGGCCCTGCTGGCCCACGCCCGCCAGGTGGGCGAGCGTTCGGCCGCCTACCGCGCCGAGTGGGAGCGAGCCCTGGAGTCGTGGCGCGCGGCGAACCCGGAGCGCGCCCGCCTGTTCGACCGGCTGCGCGCGCAGGAGCTGCCGGAGGGCTTCGAGGCCGCCTTCCCCACGTGGGAGGCGGACGAGAAGGGCCTGGCCACCCGCGCCGCCTCGGGGAAGGTCCTGACGGCGCTCGCCCCGGTGATGCCCGAGCTGTGGGGCGGCTCCGCCGACCTGGCCGGGTCCAACAACACCACCATGGAGGGCGAGCCGTCCTTCATCCCCGCGCACCGCTCCACCGCCACGTGGCAGGGCGACCCCTACGGCCGCACCCTGCACTTCGGCATCCGCGAGTTCGCCGCCGGCGCGATCGTCAACGGCATCACCCTCGGCGGGCTCACCCGTGCCTACATGGGCACCTTCCTCACGTTCTCCGACTACATGCGCGGGGCCGTGCGGCTGGCCGCCCTGATGGGCACCCCGAGCGTGTACGTGTGGACCCACGACTCCGTGGGCCTCGGCGAGGACGGCCCCACCCACCAGCCGATCGAGCACCTGGCGTCCCTCCGCGCCATCCCGGGCCTCGACGTCGTCCGCCCCGCCGACGCCAACGAGACCGCGTGGGCGTGGCGGACGATCCTGGAGCGCCGGGACCACCCGGCGGGCCTGGTCCTGACCCGCCAGGGCGTGCCGACCCTGCCGCGCGAGGTCGACGGGTTCGCCCCGGCCTCCGGGACGGCCCGCGGCGCCTACGTCCTGGTGGACGCCACGGACGCCGACGGCGCCCCCGCCCCGGCCCGGGTCCTGCTGATCGCCACCGGGTCCGAGGTCGCGGTCGCGGTGGGCGCCCGGGAGCGGCTGCAGGCCGAGGGCGTGCCCACGCGCGTCGTCTCCGCCCCGTGCCTCGAGTGGTTCGCCGAGCAGGACGAGGCCTACCGCTCCTCCGTGCTCCCCGACGGCCCGGAGGCCCCCGTGCGCGTCTCGGTGGAGGCCGGCACCGCAATGCCGTGGTTCGAGCTGACCGTCACCGAGCGCTCCCGCGGCGCGCGCGTCAGCATCGAGCACTACGGCGAGTCCGCCGACGGGCCGCACCTGCTGCGCAAGTACGGCTTCACCCCCGAGCACGTGGCGGACGTGGCCCGCGGGCTGCTCTGACGCACCCGCCCGCACGCCCCAGGAGAGGAACGACCCCATGACCGACCTGCAGCGCACCGCCGACGAGGCCGTGCAGAGTCCGGCCACCACCGCCCTCGCGGAGGCCGGCGTGTCCATCTGGCTGGACGACCTGTCCCGCACCCGCCTGGACGAGGGCAGCCTCGAGAAGCTCCTCACCACGCGGACGGTGACGGGCGTGACCACCAACCCGTCCATCTTCGCCGCCGCCCTGAAGCACGCCGACGCGTACGAGGAGCAGCTGCGCGAACTCGCCGCGGAGGGGGCGGACGTGGACGCCGCGGTCACCGCCCTCACCACCACGGACGTCCGCCGGGCGTGCGACCTGCTGGCGCCGGTGCACGAGGCCACGGACGGACGGGACGGCTACGTGTCCATCGAGGTGGACCCGCGGCTGGCCCGGGACACCGCCGGCACCGTGGCCCAGGCGCGCGAGCTCGCCGACGCCGTGGACCGGCCCAACCTCATGGTGAAGATCCCGGCCACCGTGGAGGGGCTGCCCGCCATCACGGAGGTGCTGGGGGCCGGGATCAACGTCAACGTGACGCTGATCTTCTCCCTGCCCCGGTACCGCGAGGTGGTCAACGCCTGGCTGGCCGGCCTCGAGCAGGCCCGCGCGAACGGTCACGACATCTCCTGCATCCACTCGGTGGCCTCGTTCTTCGTGTCCCGCGTGGACACGGACGTGGACGCGCAGCTGCGGGACCTCGCCGCGGACGGCCACCCGGAGGCGGCGCAGCTCACCGGCCGCGCCGGGCTGGCGAACGCCCGCCTGGCGTACCGCGCGTTCGAGCAGGCTCTCGACTCGGAGCGCTGGCGCCTGCTCGAGGCCGCCGGGGCCCACGTCCAGCGCCCCCTGTGGGCCTCCACCGGGGTCAAGGACCCCGACCTGCCGGACACGCTGTACGTCACCGGCCTGGTGGCCCCCCACACCGTCAACACCATGCCGGAGAAGACCCTCGAGGCGTTCGCCGACCACGGCGAGGTCACCGGGGACACCGTCACCGGCGCCTACGACCGGGCCGACGCCGACCTCGACGCGATCGGCGAGCTGGGGGTCTCCTACCCCGAGCTCGTGGAACGCCTCGAGACGGAGGGCCTGCAGAAGTTCGAGGACGCGTGGGACGAGCTGCTGGCCTCCGTGCGCGCCGGCCTCGACGCCCACCACTGAGACCCCGCCGCACCGCCGCACGCCGCTGAAAGGACCCCAGATGAGCACCCTCGGCCTCATTGCCACCGGAGCCGCCCTCGAGGCGATCGACCGCCACGTCCCCGACCTCGTGGCGCAGCAGTTCGCCTCCCGCCTCGCCGACCAGGACGCCGGCCTGTGGGGTGAGGCCGCCCGGGACGAGGCCGCCCAGCGCCTGGGCTGGATCGACCTCTTCGACGACTCCCGCGCCGTCGCCGAGGACGTCGCGGGCCTCGCAGCACATCTGCGCGAGGAGGGCCTGACCCGCGTGGTGCTCGCGGGCATGGGCGGATCCTCCCTGGCCCCCGAGGTCATCGCGGCCACGGCCGGGCGGCCGCTCGAGGTGCTCGACTCCACCGACCCGGAGCAGGTCGCCGCCGTGCTCGGGCGCGACCTCGAGCGCACGGTGCTCGTGGTCTCCTCCAAGTCCGGCTCCACGGTGGAGACCGACTCGCAGCGCCGGGTGGTGGAGGCCGCGTTCACCGCCGAGGGGATCGACGCCGCCTCCCGGATCGTCGTGGTCACGGACCCGGGCTCCCCGCTGCAGGACGCCTCGATCAAGGCCGGCTACCGCGCGGTGTTCACCGCCGACCCCACCGTGGGCGGGCGCTACTCCGCGCTCACGGCCTTCGGGATCGTCCCGGCCGCCCTCGCGGGCGTGGACGTCGTCGCGCTCCTGGACGAGGCCGAGGAGGTGGTGGACCTGCTCACCGCGGACGAGGAGGACAATCCCGGCCTGCGCCTCGGCGCGGCCATCGGCGGCACCGCGCCGCTGCGGGACAAGCTCGTGGTCCAGGACCTCGGCTCCGGGATCGAGGGCTTCGGGGACTGGGTGGAGCAGCTGATCGCCGAGTCCACCGGCAAGGAGCGCACGGGCCTGCTGCCCGTCGTCGTCCGCGCCGGCGACCCGGAGACCGACTGGGACGCCCCCGACCTGCTGCAGGTGCGCCTCGTGGCGGAGGACGACGAGTCCGTCCCGCCGCCGCACGCCGTCCAGCTCCACGGCTCGCTCGGCGCGCTCATGCTGACCTGGGAGGTCGCCACGGCCGTGGCCGGCCGCCTGCTCCGGATCAACCCGTTCGACCAGCCCGATGTGGAGGCCGCGAAGGCCGCCGCCCGCGACCTGCTGGACTCCCCCGCCCCGGCCGCCGAGGCCGGCGCCGTGGTCCAGGGGGTCGAGGTGTCCGGGGACGATGAGGTCCTCGCCGCCGACGACCTCGCCGGCGTGCTCGCGGCCGTGGGCGCGCAGGTGCCGGAGAACGGCTACCTCGCCGTGCACGCCTACCTGGACCGCCACGCGGACGTGGACCTCGCGGAGATCCGCGCCGACCTGGCCCGCTCCCTCGGCCGTCCCGTGACGTTCGGCTGGGCCCCCCGGTTCCTGCACTCGACCGGCCAGTACCACAAGGGCGGACCCCGCACCGGCGTCTTCCTGCAGGTCACGGGCGAGGCGAGCACCGACGTCGAGGTGCCCGGCCGCCCGTTCTCCCTGGGCCAGCTCATCGCGGCCCAGGCGGCGGGCGACGCCGGCGTGCTGCGCCGCCTCGGCCGTCCGGTGACCACGCTGCGCCTGCGCGACCGCGGCGCCGGCGTGGCCGCACTGCGCACCGCCGCCCGACGGGCCGAGCTCCGTGGCGCCTGAGCCCCGCGGCGCGCGGCGGAACCCGCTGCGCGACCCCCGTGACCGACGGCTGACGCGCATCGCGGGTCCCTCGTCCCTCGTGCTGTTCGGCGTCACGGGCGACCTCGCCCGCAAGAAGCTGCTCCCGGCCATGTACGACCTGGCCCATCGGGGCCTGCTGCCGCCGTCGTTCTCCCTGGTCGGCTTCGGCCGCCGGGACTGGTCGGACGCCGCGTTCGCCGACTATGTGCGGGCGGCCGTGGAGTCCGGCTCGCGCACCCCGTTCGACGAGACCGTCTGGGAGCAGTTCCGCGGCGGACTGCGGTTCGTCTCCGGGGCGTTCGACGACGCCCCCGCCTACGAGCGCCTCGGCGAGGTCCTCGCGGAGCTGGAGACCTCGCGCGGCACCGGCGGCAACACGGCGTTCTACCTGTCCATCCCGCCGGACTGGTTCGAGGACGTCTCACGGCACCTCGCGGACCAGGGCCTGGCGGAGCGGGACCAGCCCGCGGACGGCCCGTGGCGGCGCGTGGTGATCGAGAAGCCCTTCGGCCACGACCTGGCCAGTGCCCGGGAGCTGAACGCCGTGATCGAGCGGGTGTTCCCCTCCGACGCGGTGTTCCGGATCGACCACTACCTCGGCAAGGAGACCGTCCAGAACATCCTCGCGTTCCGGTTCGCCAACCGGATCTTCGAGCCGCTCTGGAACGCCGAGCACGTCGACCACGTGCAGATCACCATGGCCGAGGACATCGGCATCGGCGGCCGCGCGGGCTACTACGACGGCGTGGGCGCGGCCCGCGACGTCATCCAGAACCACCTCCTCCAGCTGCTGGCCCTGACCGCCATGGAGGAGCCGCTGTCCTTCGACGCGGCGCACCTGCGCGCGGAGAAGGAGAAGGTCCTCGAGGCCGTCCGCGTCCCGGACACCCCGGAGGGCCTCGACGCCGCCTCCGCCCGCGGCCAGTACACCGGCGGGTGGCAGGGCGGTGAGGAGGTCACCGGGTTCCTCGACGAGGAGGGCTTCAACCCCGCGTCCACCACGGAGACCTTCGCGGCCCTCAAGGTCGGGATCCAGACCCGCCGCTGGCAGGGCGTGCCGTTCTACCTGCGCGCCGGCAAGCGCCTGGGCCGGCGGGTCACGGAGATCGCGGTGGTGTTCAAGGACCCCCCGCACCTGCTCTTCCCCGTGCATCCGGGGGACGGCTTCGGTGAGAACGTGATCGTCATCCGCGTCCAGCCGGACGAGGGCGTGACCATCCGCTTCGCCTCGAAGGTGCCGGGCACCCAGCAGGAGGTCCGGGACGTCACCATGGACTTCGGCTACGGGCACGCGTTCACCGAGGACTCCCCCGAGGCGTATGAGCGCCTCATCCTCGACGTGCTGCTCGGCGAGCCGCCGCTGTTCCCCCGGCAGGCCGAGGTGGAGCTGTCCTGGCGCATCGTGGACCCGTTCGAGGAGCACTGGGCCGCGCTGCCCGACCAGCCCGAGCCGTACGCGCCGGGCTCCTGGGGTCCGGCCTCCGCCGACGCCCTGATGGCCCGCGACGGCCGGACCTGGAGGCGACCGTGAAGATCCGCATGCACGACACCACCACCTCCCAGGTGGCCAAGCGGCTCACCGCGCTGCGCGAGGCCGGGGGCGTGGCGGCGCTCGGCCGCGTGCTCTCCCTCGTGATCAGCACGGACGACGCCGGCATCGAGCTCGCCCTGCAGGCCGCCAACGCCGCCTCGCTCGAGCATCCCTGCCGCATCGTGGTGCTCGCCCTCGGCGACCCGGACGCCCCGACCCGCCTGGACGCGGAGATCCGCGTGGGCGGCGACGCCGGCGCGTCCGACGTCGTGATCCTCTGGTGCCAGGGCGCCAACGCCCACGCGGGTGAGCCGCTCGTGGCGGCGCTGCTGCTGCCCGACGCCCCGATCGTCGTCTGGTGGCCGGGCGTGCCCCCGCAGGTCCCCGCGGACACCCCGCTGGGCCGTCTGGCGCACCGCCGCATTACGGACTCGGCGACGTGCCCGGATGCCGAGGCCGCGCTGCGCTCACTGGCCGAGGGGCACCGGGACGGGGACACCGACCTGGCGTGGACGCGTCTGACCCTCTGGCGCATCCAGGTGGCCGGCATCCTCGACCACCTGCCGCTGTCCCGGGTCCGCTCCGTCACCGTGGACGGGGCCCCGGACTCCCCCAGCACCATGCTGCTCGCCGCCTGGCTCACCCTGGGCCTTCGGCGGCCGGTGACCATCGCCCACTCGAAGGCCGGCCACGGCATCCGCGCCGTCCGCCTCCGCGGCCCCGAGGGGGACGTCGTGCTCTCCCGTTCCCAGTCCCAGGTGGCCCGCCTCTACCAGCAGGGGCGGCCCGTGCAGCGCATCTCCCTGCCCCGGCGCACGGACCAGGACTGCCTGGCGGAGGAGCTGCGCCGCCTGGACCCGGACGAGGTCTACGGCGAGGTCCTGCGCGTCGGCCTGGCGCGCACCGACCTCGCCGCCGTCGACGCCAGCGACCGCTGACCGTCCACGACGACGCCGGCCCCGCACCCTGTTCGAGGGTGCGGGGCCGGCGTGCTCGCCCGGAGGGCGGGGGCTCAGGAGTCGACGTTGAACCGGGCCAGCAGGCCCAGGGCCACGATGGCGGCGCCCCACAGGAGCGCGGAGGTCACCGTCACGCGGGTCAGCAGGCGCTGGGCCGAGCCGGAGGAGCTCATGGACGTGGTGACGCCGCCGCCGAACATGTCCGAGACGCCGCCGCCGCGGCCCTTGTGCAGCAGCACGAGCAGGATGATCAGCACGCTCAGCAGCACGACCGCGATCTGCAGCAGCAGGGTCAGGATATCCATGGGGCCTTCCCTCGTCGGGTGTGTTCCTCGGGGCGCCGAGCCGGCGACCGGCGGTCCTCAGCGGGCCGCGTCGAACCGGACGATCTTAGCAAACTCGTCCGCGTCGAGGCTGGCGCCGCCCACGAGGGCGCCGTCCACGTCCTCCTGCGCGAGCAGCTCCGGTGCCGAGGACGACTTCACAGAACCGCCGTACAGCAGGCGCATCCCGGACGCGACGTCCGCGCCGTGGGCTCCGGCGAGGTCCTTCCGCAGCACGGCGCACATCTCCTGGGCGTCCTCGGCGCTGGCCACCTCGCCGGTGCCGATCGCCCAGACGGGCTCGTAGGCCACGACGACGCGGGCCGTGTCCTCCGCGGACAGGCCCTCGAGCGATCCCCGCAGCTGCGCCACGGTGTGCTCGACGTGCTTCCCGGCCTGGCGCACGTCGAGGCCCTCGCCGACGCACACCACGGGGGTGAGCCCGTGGCGCAGGGCGGCGGCCGCCTTGCGGGCCACGAGGGCGTCGTCCTCCCCGTGGATCGTGCGGCGCTCCGAGTGGCCCACGATCACGTAGGAGCAGCCCAGGGCGGACAGGAACGCACCGGAGACGTCGCCGGTGTAGGCGCCGGAGTCCTCCGGGCTGAGGTCCTGGGCGCCGTACGCCAGCTCGATCCGGTCGCCCGTGACCAGGGTCTGCACCGCGCGCAGGTCGGTGAAGGGCGGGAACACCGCCACCTCCACGTCCTCCTGCTCGTGGTCCGCGTCCTGGAGCAGCCATGCCAGGCGCTGCACGAGGGTGACGGCCTCGCGGTGGTCCAGGTTCATCTTCCAGTTGCCCGCGATCAGCGGGGTGCGGGCCGCGACCATGCTCAGGCCTCCTGACGGGTCAGGGCGGTGACGCCGGGCAGCTCCTTGCCCTCGAGGTACTCGAGGGAGGCGCCGCCGCCGGTGGAGATGTGGCCGAACTGGGAGTCCTCGAAGCCGAGCGATCGCACGGCCGCCGCGGAGTCGCCGCCGCCGACCACGGACAGACCGCCGTCCGCGGTCGCCTCGGTGAGGGCCTGGGCCACGGCGCGGGTGCCCTCGGCGAACGCGGGGAACTCGAAGACGCCCATGGGACCGTTCCAGAACACGGTCTTCGCGCCGGCGATCCGGGCGGCGAAGTCCTTCGCCGTCTCCGGACCGATGTCCAGGCCGAGCGCCTCCGCGCCGTGGGCGCCGGTGGTGAGCGCGTCCACGGGGAGCACCTCGTGCTCGGCGTCCTTCGCGAATGCGGAGGCCATCACGATGTCGGTGGGCAGCACGATCTCGGCGGCGTCCTTGCCCGAGCGCTCGAGGTAGCCCTTGACCGTGTCCAGCTGGTCCTCCTCGAGCAGGGAGGCGCCGACCTCGTGGCCCTGGGCCTTGAGGAACGTGAAGAGCATGCCGCCGCCGATCAGGAGGGTGTCCGCCTTCTCGAGCAGGTTGTCGATCACGGCGAGCTTGTCCGAGACCTTGGATCCACCGAGGACCACCACGTACGGGCGCTCCGGGGACTCGGTGAGACGGGTGAGGACCTCGAGCTCGGTGGCCACCAGCGGGCCCTGATGGGCCGGCAGCAGGGCGGCGATGTCCGCCACGGAGGCGTGGGCGCGGTGCACGGCGCCGAAGGCGTCGCCCACGTAGGCGCCGTCCGCCCCCGCGAGGTCCGCCATCTCCCGGGCGAGCTCGCCGCGCTCGGCGGCGTCCTTCGAGGTCTCGCGGGCGTCGAAACGGACGTTCTCGAGCAGGAGGACCTGGCCGTCGGCCAGGGCCGCGGCCTTGGCGCGGGCGTCCTCGCCCGTGACGTCGGCAGCCAGCTGGACGTCGGTGCCGAGGACCTCGCCGAGGCGGGCGGCCACGGGGGCCAGGGAGTACTTCGGGTCCGGCTCGCCCTGGGGACGGCCGAGGTGGGCCATGACGACCACGCGGGCGCCGGCGTCGGCCAGCTCCTTGATGGCCGGCGCGGAGGCGCGGATGCGGCCGTCGTCGGTGACGGTCTGCCCGTCCAGCGGGACGTTGAGGTCCGAGCGGATCAGGACGGTGCGTCCGGCGACGCCGGCCTCGAGCAGGTCGGTCAGGGTCTGGGCGGTCATGGGGTGCCTCCTGGTGTCGGTCACGGTCGCTCGTCAGTCTAGGCAGACGGCCCGGGCCGGTGGAGGTCCACCGGCCCGGGCCGTCCGGGTCGCGCGCCGCTCAGAGCTGCGCGGCGATGTGCTTCGTCAGGTCCAGGAGCTGGCAGGTGTAGCCGTACTCGTTGTCATACCAGCCGATGATCTTCACGGTCTGGGCGATGGACTTGGTCAGCGGGGCGTCGAAGGTGCACGCGGCCGGGGAGGTCACGATGTCCGAGGAGACGATCGGGTCCTCGGAGTACACGAGGCGGCCGGCCATGGGGCCGGACTCCGCGGCCTTGCGGAAGGCGGCGTTGACCTCCTCGACCTCCACGTGGCGCGTGAGCTCGACCGTGAGATCCGTGGCGGAACCGGTGATGGTGGGCACGCGCATCGCGAAGCCGTCCAGCTTGCCCTTGAGCTCCGGGATGACCTCGCCGATCGCCTTGGCGGCGCCGGTGGAGGTCGGCACCATGTTCTGCGCGGCGGCGCGGGCGCGGCGGCGGTCCTTCTTGTGCACGTTGTCGTGCAGGTTCTGGTCGCCGGTGTACGCGTGGATCGTCGTCATGATGCCGTTGACGATGCCGAACTCGTCGTTGAGCACCTTGGCCATCGGCGCCAGGCAGTTCGTGGTGCAGGACGCGTTGGACACGATGTGCATCGACGCGGCGTCGTACGTCTCCTCGTTCACGCCCATCACGAAGGTGCCGTCGACCTCCTTGCCGGGGGCGGAGATGACGACCTTCTTGGCGCCCGCGTCCAGATGGGCCTTGGCCTTGGGGCCGGAGGTGAAGATGCCGGTGCAGTCGATCACGATGTCGACGCCGAGCTCACTCCACGGCAGCTGGGCCGGGTCGGTCTCGGAGAACAGGGCGACCTCGCGGCCGTCCACCACGAAGCCCTTGTCCGAGATCTCGAGCTCGCCGGGGTAGCGGCCGAGGATGGTGTCGTACTTGGAGAGCCAGAACAGGTCCTCCTTGTCCGCCAGGTCGTTCACGGCCACGAGCTCGAGGCCCTGGTCCTTGCGGTCCGCGAGCACGCGGAGGATGTTGCGGCCGATGCGGCCGAAGCCGTTGATGGCGATCTTGGTCATGATGCCTCGCTTCCTGGCGCCCGTCGCGGGGCGCGTCCATGGGCTGATGGGATGATCCGATGCATGCCCTCGCACGTCGTCGGACGAGGCCACGGTCGACGCGCGGGGCGCCGATCCGCGAGTCGACCGCCCGATCGGGCGGTCGACCCGCGGAGGGTGAGGGGGCAGGGTCAGGCCGGCAGCACGAGGCCCCGGGCGCCCTGGCGGGCCGCCTCGAAGCGCTGCTGGACGTCCGCCCAGTTCACGATGTTCCACACGGCCTTGACGTAGTCGGCCTTGACGTTCTGGTAGTCCAGGTAGAAGGCGTGCTCCCACATGTCCAGCTGGAACAGCGGGATGGTGGCCACCGGGACGCCGTTCTGCTGGTCGTAGAACTGCTCGATGACGAGGTTGCCGCCGATGGGCTCGTACGCGAGCACGGCCCAGCCGGAGCCCTGGATGCCCAAGGCGGCGGCGGTGAAGTGGGCCTGGAACTTGTCGAACGAGCCGAAGTACTCGTCGATCGCGGCGGCCAGCTCGCCGGTCGGCTTGTCGCCGCCCTCGGGCGAGAGGTTCTTCCAGAAGATGGAGTGGTTCGTGTGACCGCCCAGGTTGAAGGCGAGGTCCTTCGAGAGCTGGTTGACGGCGCCGAAGTCCTCGGCGTCGCGGGCCGCGGCGAGCTTCTCCAGGGCCGTGTTCGCGCCCTTCA
This Micrococcus flavus DNA region includes the following protein-coding sequences:
- a CDS encoding heme o synthase, whose translation is MSSSVEYTSSVPAVSPGPDAVASRPPMTAGRKIRAYVELTKPRVIELLLVTTLPTMIFAQRGFPDVLTMLATLVGGALAAGASGAFNCYIDRDIDRLMKRTERRPLVTGEVTPREALVFSWTLAVLSVLILGFGANWLAAALGVAAIFFYVVVYSLILKRRTEQNIVWGGIAGCFPVVIGWAAVRGTVEWPAIVLFTVIFLWTPPHYWPLSMKYKRDYQEADVPMLGAVASARLVSNQVVLYAWATVVCSLLLVPMGWAGIVYTAVALGVGGWFVWESHVLQREAQRDDFEDRKAMKVFHLSITYLTLLFIALAVDPFVGEPLMQVAVGR
- the tkt gene encoding transketolase, with amino-acid sequence MTETSPTPLDRTRPARGFVYDQQDRRMVDTLKVLAADAVEKAGHGHPGTAISLAPVAWQLFQNVMHLDPTDDAWAGRDRFILSAGHSSLTLYLQLFAAGAGLEIEDIAALRTEGSKTPGHPEHGHTAHVEMTTGPLGQGLASSVGFAYDQRRVRGLLDPDAAPGTSPFDHHVFVIASDGDVQEGVSAEACALAGHQELGNLVVLYDANRISIEDDTDISFTEDVSQRYESYGWHVQEVDWTNGAQGHDVSEYTEDVEKLYEAIAAAKAETGRPSLIKLRTVIGWPSPGKQNTGGIHGSKLGEDEVRELKSHLGFDVEEHFAVDEALLAHARQVGERSAAYRAEWERALESWRAANPERARLFDRLRAQELPEGFEAAFPTWEADEKGLATRAASGKVLTALAPVMPELWGGSADLAGSNNTTMEGEPSFIPAHRSTATWQGDPYGRTLHFGIREFAAGAIVNGITLGGLTRAYMGTFLTFSDYMRGAVRLAALMGTPSVYVWTHDSVGLGEDGPTHQPIEHLASLRAIPGLDVVRPADANETAWAWRTILERRDHPAGLVLTRQGVPTLPREVDGFAPASGTARGAYVLVDATDADGAPAPARVLLIATGSEVAVAVGARERLQAEGVPTRVVSAPCLEWFAEQDEAYRSSVLPDGPEAPVRVSVEAGTAMPWFELTVTERSRGARVSIEHYGESADGPHLLRKYGFTPEHVADVARGLL
- the tal gene encoding transaldolase, with amino-acid sequence MTDLQRTADEAVQSPATTALAEAGVSIWLDDLSRTRLDEGSLEKLLTTRTVTGVTTNPSIFAAALKHADAYEEQLRELAAEGADVDAAVTALTTTDVRRACDLLAPVHEATDGRDGYVSIEVDPRLARDTAGTVAQARELADAVDRPNLMVKIPATVEGLPAITEVLGAGINVNVTLIFSLPRYREVVNAWLAGLEQARANGHDISCIHSVASFFVSRVDTDVDAQLRDLAADGHPEAAQLTGRAGLANARLAYRAFEQALDSERWRLLEAAGAHVQRPLWASTGVKDPDLPDTLYVTGLVAPHTVNTMPEKTLEAFADHGEVTGDTVTGAYDRADADLDAIGELGVSYPELVERLETEGLQKFEDAWDELLASVRAGLDAHH
- a CDS encoding glucose-6-phosphate isomerase, translated to MSTLGLIATGAALEAIDRHVPDLVAQQFASRLADQDAGLWGEAARDEAAQRLGWIDLFDDSRAVAEDVAGLAAHLREEGLTRVVLAGMGGSSLAPEVIAATAGRPLEVLDSTDPEQVAAVLGRDLERTVLVVSSKSGSTVETDSQRRVVEAAFTAEGIDAASRIVVVTDPGSPLQDASIKAGYRAVFTADPTVGGRYSALTAFGIVPAALAGVDVVALLDEAEEVVDLLTADEEDNPGLRLGAAIGGTAPLRDKLVVQDLGSGIEGFGDWVEQLIAESTGKERTGLLPVVVRAGDPETDWDAPDLLQVRLVAEDDESVPPPHAVQLHGSLGALMLTWEVATAVAGRLLRINPFDQPDVEAAKAAARDLLDSPAPAAEAGAVVQGVEVSGDDEVLAADDLAGVLAAVGAQVPENGYLAVHAYLDRHADVDLAEIRADLARSLGRPVTFGWAPRFLHSTGQYHKGGPRTGVFLQVTGEASTDVEVPGRPFSLGQLIAAQAAGDAGVLRRLGRPVTTLRLRDRGAGVAALRTAARRAELRGA
- the zwf gene encoding glucose-6-phosphate dehydrogenase, whose protein sequence is MAPEPRGARRNPLRDPRDRRLTRIAGPSSLVLFGVTGDLARKKLLPAMYDLAHRGLLPPSFSLVGFGRRDWSDAAFADYVRAAVESGSRTPFDETVWEQFRGGLRFVSGAFDDAPAYERLGEVLAELETSRGTGGNTAFYLSIPPDWFEDVSRHLADQGLAERDQPADGPWRRVVIEKPFGHDLASARELNAVIERVFPSDAVFRIDHYLGKETVQNILAFRFANRIFEPLWNAEHVDHVQITMAEDIGIGGRAGYYDGVGAARDVIQNHLLQLLALTAMEEPLSFDAAHLRAEKEKVLEAVRVPDTPEGLDAASARGQYTGGWQGGEEVTGFLDEEGFNPASTTETFAALKVGIQTRRWQGVPFYLRAGKRLGRRVTEIAVVFKDPPHLLFPVHPGDGFGENVIVIRVQPDEGVTIRFASKVPGTQQEVRDVTMDFGYGHAFTEDSPEAYERLILDVLLGEPPLFPRQAEVELSWRIVDPFEEHWAALPDQPEPYAPGSWGPASADALMARDGRTWRRP